Proteins from one Verrucomicrobiota bacterium genomic window:
- a CDS encoding DUF1501 domain-containing protein encodes MLQRVSTGFGWLAFAGLFGTAARAGGSIMPQSALPAPHFRPRARRVIFLFMDGGPSQVDTFDPKPRLRAEHGKPFPLRMDATQFDVIGRTLASHWEFQPRGQSGIPVSALFPHLATCADDLCVIRSMTSPFPEHAQACYFVHTGSGMQGRPSMGAWASYGLGAEASNLPGFVVLNGGSIPLGGLANWGSGFLPAQHEATQFNLVSGPVMESLAASGPAAARANQLGFIADHDREFATRLGAQSGAVESAIRNYELAAAMQTAVPEAADLRGESEATLKLYGVDSPDPLKSRYARECLLARRLVERGVRFIEVGAVSGIRFVSPWDSHGNLKRDHEKNAFVVDQPIAALLKDLKSRGLLDDTLVLWSGEFGRTPFAQGGDGRDHNPQGFTAWLAGGGVRGGMTYGATDEFGYRAVENIVEIHDLHATMLHLLGVDHERQTFLHGGRFHRLTDVHGRVVRELLS; translated from the coding sequence ATGCTGCAACGCGTGTCGACCGGATTCGGCTGGCTCGCATTCGCCGGACTGTTCGGGACTGCCGCCCGCGCGGGCGGTTCGATCATGCCGCAATCCGCTCTCCCCGCTCCACATTTCCGACCGCGCGCCAGGCGCGTGATCTTCCTGTTCATGGATGGCGGCCCGTCGCAGGTGGACACGTTCGATCCGAAGCCGCGCCTGCGCGCGGAGCACGGCAAGCCGTTCCCGCTGCGGATGGACGCGACGCAGTTCGACGTCATCGGCCGCACGCTCGCAAGCCACTGGGAATTCCAACCGCGCGGCCAGTCGGGCATCCCCGTGAGCGCGCTCTTCCCTCACCTCGCCACGTGCGCCGACGACCTGTGTGTGATCCGCTCGATGACAAGCCCGTTTCCCGAGCACGCCCAGGCTTGCTACTTCGTGCACACCGGCAGCGGCATGCAAGGCCGCCCGAGCATGGGCGCGTGGGCGAGCTATGGGCTCGGCGCGGAGGCGTCGAACCTGCCGGGCTTCGTCGTGCTCAACGGCGGCTCGATCCCGCTCGGCGGGCTCGCGAACTGGGGCAGCGGCTTCCTGCCCGCGCAACACGAGGCGACGCAGTTCAACCTCGTCAGCGGCCCGGTGATGGAAAGCCTCGCGGCGTCCGGCCCCGCCGCGGCGCGGGCCAACCAGCTCGGCTTCATCGCGGACCATGACCGCGAGTTCGCGACGCGGCTCGGCGCGCAGTCCGGCGCGGTCGAGTCGGCCATCCGGAACTACGAGCTCGCCGCCGCGATGCAAACCGCCGTGCCCGAAGCCGCCGACCTGCGCGGCGAGAGCGAGGCCACGTTGAAACTCTACGGCGTGGATTCGCCCGATCCGCTGAAGTCCCGCTATGCGCGCGAGTGCCTGCTCGCGCGCCGGCTCGTCGAGCGCGGCGTGCGGTTCATCGAGGTCGGCGCGGTGAGCGGCATCCGGTTCGTGTCGCCGTGGGACTCTCACGGGAACCTGAAGCGCGATCACGAGAAGAACGCCTTCGTCGTGGACCAGCCGATTGCCGCGCTGTTGAAGGACCTCAAGTCGCGCGGCCTGCTCGACGACACGCTGGTGCTGTGGTCCGGCGAGTTCGGGCGAACGCCGTTCGCGCAGGGCGGCGACGGGCGCGACCACAATCCGCAGGGGTTCACCGCGTGGCTCGCGGGCGGCGGCGTGCGCGGCGGCATGACTTACGGCGCAACCGATGAGTTTGGCTACCGGGCGGTCGAGAACATCGTCGAGATCCACGACTTGCACGCGACCATGCTGCACTTGCTCGGAGTTGACCACGAACGGCAGACGTTTCTCCACGGCGGCCGGTTCCACCGCCTCACGGATGTGCACGGACGGGTTGTGCGCGAGTTGCTTTCGTGA